One window from the genome of Rariglobus hedericola encodes:
- a CDS encoding translocation/assembly module TamB domain-containing protein, translating to MRRKLVLITLSVVACALLALVSLPWWLGAALNVVGGHYGVTFGEYRRVGYTRFELENVDVKVASVEVKASRVQLGTPLVWLAGRPGNVVIDDWSVDVTASKTPSKNPKPPRGWLVLRKLLGRIVDKLDTWLPPATARNGSVTWPGSRLDFSNVTWTKNELQVASLRWKQLDAAVGLKCDVAGDRWVLDVREQAGHWTADAVSTGAEIAVKGNWFDQPWTVAAQFAPTGWLPLEAQAKASQWTVPGNRAKLGAYYATVSGNGVVVWKDKTLSVELDAAGVPVDGKEVPPLQVKLQGSGQADRLTIDHLEVAMPGVTGQLSEPIEIGRDGQLFSGASRFELTADLAKQPWFKGRGRVTGSVNVTPRDTGIPLVEAVLTTVDAAIADWGTTQADVAVRVEWPQVQVSKASIRLVGGDQLALSGGWNADTHTLIDARLDGQISRATAARWLPEDAGFDTFDIKATAGGVWPAITHRGQVNAQALRVSPVRPLSVQGSWTGTGATIDEAKLNATASQTSVRLVASGNASAVKVSELVLAQSGEDRLRLMQPVRIARLPAWTVEPVIFKGPRGSIEGQLALGETGRITLNVQNFASSWIIDLLELKGPEWSVAALAVQGDWDRGPLRFTTTGAGRMQLNEGRSAEVALSAHGDGEGVVLDTLSATMDQQPVVSATGRLPVAVWPAQKPLLRFDDSAPLVLDAVTEPHALFWNEITSITGLVLTRPEVNLKIAGTLKKPTGEGSISIEKIAPGGAVWARSLPEIQSVKARLTGAREGLALESFNARVAGQEVRASGRLPVKDWAVLISDPLSLAEADGEARIEIPDADVAALAALAPAYLSPAGKLQIDISLKKGGQLQGFVKLKDAATRPLGPLGILQSISADIQLNGRTVTFTQVRASAGGQPVTLSGSVDLTDTKIPRLNLALRGEKLPFVRQAGLLVRGDIDLRIITDADGVTRITGNSKLGDSLFLMDVRSLLPSGGPRNAPGRRPPYFAVTIPPFNAWEIDVAVDGDRFLRLRTPVFNGVVSAHFRLRGTLGDPRATGDAIINQGQVMLPFATFVVRQGSVRIAESAPFEPRISLVGTSRRYGYDLRMEISGTTEKPQITFFSTPTLESEQVLLMVMAGETPQNEINYTGRERAARLGTYLGQSLLNQLGSDPAAADKLTIDVGERVSEQGRETYGISYELSPRWSLVGEYDEYDEYNLGVKWRIFSEKREDKPTDAKK from the coding sequence ATGCGTCGAAAACTCGTTCTTATCACCCTCTCGGTTGTCGCCTGCGCATTACTCGCGCTGGTGTCGCTTCCGTGGTGGCTGGGCGCGGCGCTCAACGTGGTCGGCGGGCATTACGGGGTCACGTTTGGCGAGTATCGTCGGGTGGGTTACACGCGCTTCGAACTGGAGAATGTCGATGTGAAGGTGGCGTCGGTCGAGGTGAAGGCCTCGCGCGTCCAGCTCGGCACGCCGCTCGTCTGGCTGGCGGGTCGTCCGGGTAACGTGGTGATTGATGACTGGAGCGTGGATGTGACCGCGTCGAAGACGCCGTCGAAAAATCCCAAGCCCCCGCGCGGCTGGCTGGTGTTGCGCAAATTACTCGGGCGCATCGTGGACAAACTCGACACCTGGCTGCCGCCCGCGACGGCCCGCAATGGCTCGGTGACGTGGCCGGGCAGCCGGCTGGATTTTTCAAATGTAACCTGGACGAAGAACGAACTGCAGGTGGCTTCGTTGCGCTGGAAGCAGCTCGATGCCGCCGTCGGATTGAAGTGCGATGTTGCCGGTGATCGTTGGGTGCTCGATGTGCGCGAGCAGGCCGGGCATTGGACGGCCGACGCGGTGAGCACGGGCGCGGAGATTGCGGTCAAAGGAAACTGGTTCGATCAACCGTGGACGGTGGCGGCGCAGTTTGCGCCCACCGGCTGGCTGCCGCTTGAAGCGCAGGCCAAGGCCTCGCAATGGACCGTGCCGGGCAACCGCGCGAAGCTCGGTGCGTATTACGCCACGGTCAGCGGCAATGGCGTCGTGGTCTGGAAGGACAAAACGCTTTCGGTCGAGCTCGACGCCGCCGGCGTGCCGGTCGATGGCAAGGAAGTGCCGCCGTTGCAGGTGAAGCTGCAAGGCTCCGGCCAGGCCGACCGCCTGACGATCGATCATCTGGAGGTGGCGATGCCCGGTGTGACCGGACAACTCAGCGAGCCGATTGAGATCGGCCGCGACGGACAGTTGTTCAGCGGTGCCTCCCGCTTCGAGCTGACCGCAGACCTGGCGAAACAACCGTGGTTCAAGGGGCGCGGTCGCGTCACCGGCTCGGTGAATGTGACGCCGCGCGACACCGGCATTCCCTTGGTCGAAGCGGTGCTCACCACGGTGGATGCCGCGATTGCCGACTGGGGCACGACCCAGGCCGACGTCGCCGTGCGCGTGGAATGGCCGCAGGTGCAAGTCTCCAAGGCATCGATACGACTGGTCGGGGGTGACCAACTCGCGTTGAGCGGTGGTTGGAATGCGGATACACACACGCTGATCGACGCGCGGTTGGACGGACAGATCAGCCGTGCGACGGCCGCCCGCTGGCTGCCCGAGGACGCCGGCTTTGATACTTTTGACATCAAGGCCACGGCGGGCGGCGTCTGGCCGGCGATCACGCATCGCGGGCAGGTCAACGCGCAGGCCTTGCGAGTCTCGCCGGTGCGCCCGCTCTCGGTGCAGGGCTCGTGGACGGGCACCGGCGCGACCATCGATGAGGCGAAACTCAATGCCACCGCGAGCCAGACCAGCGTGCGTCTGGTGGCCAGTGGCAATGCCTCCGCCGTGAAGGTGAGCGAGCTGGTGCTGGCCCAGTCCGGCGAAGATCGCCTGCGGCTGATGCAGCCCGTGCGCATCGCGCGCCTGCCGGCCTGGACGGTTGAGCCGGTCATTTTCAAAGGCCCGCGCGGCAGTATTGAGGGTCAACTCGCTTTGGGTGAAACCGGTCGCATCACGCTCAACGTGCAGAATTTTGCGTCGTCGTGGATAATCGATCTCCTGGAGTTGAAGGGCCCCGAGTGGAGCGTCGCGGCGCTTGCGGTGCAGGGCGACTGGGATCGCGGTCCGCTGCGGTTTACGACGACGGGCGCGGGTCGCATGCAGCTCAACGAGGGCCGCTCCGCCGAGGTCGCGTTGTCCGCCCATGGCGACGGCGAGGGCGTGGTGCTGGATACATTGAGCGCCACCATGGATCAGCAACCGGTGGTGAGCGCGACCGGCCGGCTGCCGGTTGCGGTGTGGCCCGCGCAGAAACCGCTGTTGCGCTTCGATGACTCCGCGCCGCTGGTTCTGGACGCCGTGACCGAGCCGCACGCCCTCTTCTGGAATGAGATCACGTCGATCACCGGTCTCGTGCTCACGCGTCCCGAGGTGAACTTGAAGATCGCCGGCACGTTGAAAAAACCGACGGGCGAGGGGAGTATCAGTATCGAAAAAATCGCTCCGGGCGGTGCGGTGTGGGCGCGTTCCTTGCCCGAGATTCAATCGGTGAAGGCACGGCTCACCGGTGCCCGCGAGGGACTGGCGCTGGAGTCGTTCAACGCGCGGGTGGCCGGGCAGGAAGTGCGCGCCAGCGGTCGTCTGCCAGTCAAGGACTGGGCGGTGCTTATATCCGATCCGCTCTCGCTGGCCGAGGCCGATGGCGAGGCGCGTATCGAGATTCCGGATGCGGATGTGGCCGCACTGGCCGCGCTCGCCCCCGCGTATCTTTCGCCCGCCGGAAAACTGCAGATCGATATTTCGCTAAAGAAAGGCGGCCAGCTGCAGGGCTTCGTAAAGCTCAAGGATGCGGCGACGCGGCCGCTCGGTCCGCTGGGCATCCTGCAGTCCATCAGCGCCGACATCCAGTTGAACGGACGCACGGTGACCTTCACCCAGGTGCGCGCCTCGGCCGGCGGACAACCGGTTACGTTGAGCGGTTCGGTCGATCTGACTGATACGAAGATCCCGCGTCTCAACCTCGCGTTGCGCGGTGAGAAACTGCCCTTCGTGCGCCAGGCCGGTCTGCTGGTTCGCGGCGACATCGACCTGCGCATCATTACGGATGCGGACGGCGTCACGCGCATCACCGGCAACTCGAAATTGGGCGACAGTCTTTTCCTGATGGATGTTCGTTCGCTCCTGCCGAGTGGCGGCCCGCGCAACGCACCCGGCCGGCGTCCGCCGTATTTTGCGGTGACGATCCCGCCCTTCAACGCGTGGGAGATCGACGTGGCGGTGGATGGCGACCGCTTCCTGCGCTTGCGCACGCCGGTGTTCAACGGCGTGGTCTCAGCGCACTTCCGGTTACGCGGCACGCTGGGCGATCCCCGCGCCACGGGCGATGCGATCATTAATCAAGGTCAGGTGATGCTGCCGTTCGCGACCTTCGTAGTGCGGCAGGGCAGTGTGCGCATCGCGGAATCGGCGCCGTTCGAGCCGCGCATTTCCCTTGTGGGCACGAGCCGGCGTTACGGGTATGATTTGCGCATGGAAATCAGCGGCACCACCGAGAAGCCGCAGATCACGTTCTTCTCCACGCCCACGTTGGAGTCGGAGCAGGTATTGCTCATGGTGATGGCCGGCGAGACACCGCAGAATGAAATCAACTACACCGGCCGCGAACGCGCCGCGCGGCTCGGCACGTATCTGGGGCAGTCGTTGCTCAACCAGCTCGGCTCCGATCCCGCCGCGGCGGATAAATTAACCATCGATGTGGGCGAGCGTGTGTCGGAACAGGGCCGCGAGACCTACGGCATTTCCTACGAGCTCAGTCCGCGCTGGTCACTGGTCGGCGAATACGATGAATACGACGAGTATAACCTCGGCGTGAAATGGCGCATCTTCTCAGAGAAGCGCGAAGACAAGCCCACCGATGCCAAGAAATAA
- a CDS encoding rhomboid family intramembrane serine protease — protein MISDRPYMRDDYGRQKTSVLTWVLCILGAAFVVQNIFIRWLNRDISGAFMDAVELSPAALVSGKVWTLFTYGLIHDPDQLFHIIGNLLGLYFIGRVLLPIMGSQRFIGLLVGAVLVGGLCWLAVNWQHGGHLLGASAAVCALFVVFACLQPNQPITFLIFFIIPVKMKPKYMAWGLLAFDLFGLLFWEMPGQHGDGIAHSAHLGGMLAGWVYFQVIHQRSEFSYGRKSAIELPRWFRKARKSDAPPASFKVNLSGSAELRAEMDRILDKINSEGFQSLTPEEKKHLDQARDHLSRR, from the coding sequence ATGATTTCCGACCGGCCCTACATGCGCGACGACTATGGTCGCCAAAAAACTTCCGTGCTCACCTGGGTGCTTTGCATCCTCGGCGCAGCCTTTGTCGTTCAAAACATCTTCATTCGCTGGCTTAACCGCGACATCTCGGGCGCGTTTATGGACGCGGTCGAGCTCTCCCCTGCCGCCCTCGTTTCGGGCAAGGTCTGGACGCTCTTCACCTACGGACTGATCCACGACCCCGATCAGTTGTTTCACATCATCGGCAACCTGCTCGGCCTGTATTTCATCGGCCGCGTGCTCCTGCCGATCATGGGCTCGCAACGTTTTATTGGACTGCTGGTCGGCGCGGTGCTGGTCGGCGGACTGTGCTGGCTCGCGGTCAACTGGCAGCACGGCGGACACCTGCTCGGCGCCTCCGCGGCGGTATGCGCGCTCTTCGTGGTATTCGCCTGCCTGCAACCCAACCAGCCGATCACGTTCCTGATTTTCTTCATCATCCCCGTGAAGATGAAGCCGAAATACATGGCGTGGGGATTATTGGCTTTCGACCTTTTCGGCCTGCTCTTCTGGGAAATGCCCGGACAACACGGCGACGGCATCGCCCACTCCGCCCACCTCGGCGGCATGCTCGCGGGCTGGGTATATTTCCAAGTCATCCATCAACGCTCCGAATTCTCCTATGGTCGCAAATCCGCCATCGAACTGCCCCGCTGGTTTCGCAAAGCCCGCAAATCCGATGCGCCCCCCGCGTCCTTCAAGGTCAACCTGAGTGGCTCCGCCGAACTGCGCGCCGAAATGGATCGCATCCTCGACAAGATCAACAGCGAGGGATTCCAGTCCCTCACCCCCGAGGAAAAGAAACACCTCGATCAGGCCCGTGACCACCTCAGCCGGCGCTGA
- a CDS encoding TonB-dependent receptor, whose protein sequence is MQRLRIASLLLASSLVLRAQDSAPVTDAVELSPVTVYSPDVANQDPVASYATPITALRFEPLVDVQARGFAEGQSDISIRGGTFENTGFSIGALPIYDPQTGHYFGELPVAPAMLSAPSINTGADNSINGWNATAGSVAYGWSRIRDTGFVSAAGGSDNLLRTEAYAGYTSDKKLAGRVLAADASVAYSESNGSRDFGDHELTRYNARIQLADDVSQTDLFAGYQDKFIGWRELYAGPFNSRETDDLQTTLIALNHRITYGADGDYFQAGAYYRRNDDEYQFNRAAPNANFIHQTDVTGGGFEGRASITEATAIRYRAGIVADKIDSTALFVAPTRGRYDDRTQGYAGAFADHTISLDADRSLVLTGGANYDASNRSGSAVSPVAEIALLQDKGALKRLYVSYAEATQLPTYTALNSNSAAGFFRGNRNLGRSESKNFELGADTAVSAWTFKTAVFFRKDENLVDWTFNPLVPGAARIAAQGDVDTLGFESVARRSFEHVDLVFGYSWLHKNEDYLAPGTDSFYAFNFPEHRVTAAIVARLGAGFEARMDNEFRVQESNALRRRNDEVVLSSLGLYYSVPRVKGLTLSAQVDNLWNTYFEEVPLVPGPRREFSLGARYAW, encoded by the coding sequence ATGCAACGCCTGCGTATCGCATCCTTGTTACTCGCTTCATCGCTCGTTCTTCGAGCCCAGGATTCCGCTCCGGTCACCGATGCGGTCGAGCTCTCGCCGGTGACGGTGTATTCGCCTGATGTCGCCAATCAGGATCCGGTGGCGAGCTATGCGACGCCGATCACCGCGCTGCGTTTCGAGCCGCTGGTCGACGTGCAGGCGCGTGGTTTTGCCGAAGGCCAGTCCGACATCTCCATTCGCGGCGGCACGTTTGAGAACACCGGCTTCAGCATCGGTGCGCTGCCGATCTACGATCCGCAGACGGGACACTATTTCGGCGAACTCCCGGTGGCTCCGGCGATGTTGAGCGCACCGTCGATCAACACCGGCGCGGATAACTCGATCAACGGTTGGAACGCCACCGCCGGTAGCGTGGCTTACGGCTGGAGTCGCATCCGTGACACCGGCTTCGTTTCCGCGGCGGGTGGCAGCGACAATCTCCTGCGCACCGAGGCCTACGCCGGTTACACGAGCGACAAAAAACTCGCCGGTCGCGTGCTCGCGGCCGATGCGTCGGTCGCCTATTCGGAGTCCAACGGTTCGCGTGATTTCGGTGATCACGAACTCACCCGCTACAACGCCCGCATCCAGCTCGCGGATGATGTTTCGCAGACGGATCTCTTCGCCGGTTATCAGGATAAATTCATCGGCTGGCGTGAGCTTTACGCCGGACCGTTCAACTCTCGCGAGACCGATGACCTGCAGACCACGCTCATCGCGCTGAATCACCGCATTACTTACGGCGCAGACGGCGACTACTTCCAAGCCGGTGCTTACTACCGTCGCAACGACGACGAATATCAGTTCAACCGCGCCGCTCCCAACGCCAACTTCATCCACCAGACCGATGTGACCGGCGGCGGATTCGAGGGACGCGCCTCGATCACAGAAGCGACGGCGATCCGTTATCGCGCCGGCATCGTGGCCGATAAAATCGATTCGACCGCGTTGTTCGTGGCGCCGACCCGCGGGCGTTATGATGACCGCACGCAGGGCTACGCCGGTGCGTTTGCCGATCACACGATCAGTCTCGATGCCGATCGTTCGCTCGTGCTGACCGGCGGTGCCAACTACGATGCGAGCAACCGCTCCGGAAGCGCCGTTTCGCCGGTGGCGGAGATTGCGTTGCTGCAGGACAAGGGCGCGCTGAAGCGTCTCTATGTTTCGTATGCCGAGGCCACGCAGCTGCCGACCTACACGGCGTTGAATTCGAATTCGGCCGCGGGTTTCTTCCGTGGCAATCGCAACCTCGGTCGCTCCGAGTCGAAAAACTTCGAGTTGGGTGCCGACACCGCCGTGTCCGCTTGGACTTTTAAGACCGCGGTCTTTTTCCGTAAGGATGAAAACCTGGTCGACTGGACGTTTAATCCGTTGGTGCCGGGTGCGGCGCGCATCGCCGCCCAAGGCGATGTGGATACGCTCGGCTTTGAGAGCGTGGCCCGCCGCAGCTTCGAGCACGTTGACCTGGTATTTGGCTATTCCTGGCTGCACAAAAACGAGGACTACCTCGCGCCGGGCACGGATAGTTTTTATGCGTTCAACTTCCCCGAGCATCGCGTGACGGCGGCGATCGTGGCCCGTCTCGGCGCCGGCTTCGAGGCCCGCATGGACAACGAATTCCGCGTGCAGGAGTCCAATGCGCTCCGCCGTCGCAATGACGAGGTCGTGCTGAGTTCGCTCGGCCTTTATTATTCCGTCCCGCGCGTGAAGGGCCTCACGTTGTCTGCGCAGGTGGACAACTTGTGGAATACCTACTTCGAAGAGGTCCCGCTGGTGCCCGGTCCGCGTCGTGAGTTTTCGCTCGGCGCGCGTTACGCCTGGTAA
- a CDS encoding carboxy terminal-processing peptidase → MHPLTRSVRSLFAVAALSVFAACGHAQQPAGTFVASPTLDIEARTLIRLLEEVHYNRDAVSSSSYAEVIPDYMAALDGQHLFFLDSDKQSFIERNKPDSLYWTITSMGKIDPAYSIFTVYQKRVTDRVAWIQEALKKDFDFKTNDTYVIDRAKAVWPNTAADADTLWEQRLRFELIKELLNKKPIDEAKKVVSKRYDRLLKNMSDIESSDVSEMFLGSITRLYDPHSTYFSADTYEDFGIQMRLQLVGIGALLGLEEDQCVIKDIIPGGPADLDKQLKANDKIVAVAQDGAEPVEIIGMKLRKIVDMIRGNKGTRVRLIIEPSEGGGSATRKEVVLIRNVVNLDSSRAHAAIFEVPDAEGNISPIGVISLPTFYGPDISSDGKAQNSATKDIEELIVRLNAAKIKGLVLDLRRNGGGLLSEAISLTGLFIKDGPVVQVRSYSGEIKVDDDRDSAVTYDGPLSVLVDRFSASASEIVAGALQNYGRAVIVGDSSTHGKGTVQTVLELRNLVPQLARDGIKSGATKLTVQKFYLPNGASTQLKGVVPDIILPSIDDYLPIGESDLPHALAWDSIPSSRFDGRPLTASMLSPLAAASAERQKKLPEFSYLRRNIDWFKTRQEQKAVSLNFDARKQQKESDLAFKKTMKTERKQLAAGDYKFNEVMLAPPAPPRPKLDKKDDDNPLDEDDADLSTDENLRYPSVDIPLREALRVVIDLLKAPATNTAVGDPKAHAKVAVVATP, encoded by the coding sequence ATGCACCCGCTCACCCGTTCCGTCCGCTCCCTGTTCGCCGTCGCAGCACTGTCCGTTTTTGCCGCGTGCGGACACGCACAACAACCGGCCGGAACCTTCGTCGCGTCGCCCACCCTCGACATCGAGGCGCGCACGCTGATCCGTTTACTTGAGGAGGTTCACTACAACCGCGACGCCGTCAGCTCCTCCAGTTATGCCGAAGTCATCCCCGACTACATGGCCGCACTCGACGGCCAGCACCTGTTCTTCCTGGACAGCGACAAGCAGTCCTTCATCGAACGCAACAAGCCCGATTCCCTTTATTGGACGATTACCTCCATGGGTAAAATTGATCCGGCCTACAGCATCTTTACCGTCTATCAAAAGCGCGTCACCGACCGCGTTGCCTGGATACAGGAAGCCCTCAAAAAGGACTTCGATTTCAAGACCAACGACACCTATGTGATCGATCGCGCCAAAGCCGTCTGGCCCAACACCGCGGCGGATGCCGACACACTTTGGGAACAACGCCTGCGCTTTGAACTCATCAAAGAGTTGCTCAACAAAAAGCCCATCGATGAAGCCAAGAAGGTCGTGAGCAAACGCTACGATCGCCTCCTCAAAAACATGAGCGACATCGAAAGTTCCGACGTCTCCGAGATGTTCCTCGGCAGCATCACGCGACTCTACGATCCGCACTCCACGTATTTCTCCGCGGATACCTACGAAGACTTCGGCATTCAGATGCGTCTTCAGCTCGTCGGCATCGGTGCCTTGCTCGGTCTCGAGGAAGACCAATGCGTCATCAAGGACATCATCCCCGGCGGCCCGGCCGATCTCGATAAGCAGCTCAAGGCAAACGACAAAATCGTCGCCGTGGCACAGGATGGCGCGGAACCCGTCGAAATCATCGGCATGAAGCTCCGCAAGATTGTCGATATGATCCGCGGCAACAAGGGCACCCGCGTGCGCCTCATCATCGAACCGTCCGAAGGCGGCGGTTCCGCGACCCGCAAGGAAGTCGTGCTCATCCGTAACGTCGTCAATCTCGACTCGTCCCGCGCCCACGCCGCCATCTTCGAAGTGCCCGATGCCGAGGGTAATATTTCACCCATCGGCGTCATCTCCCTGCCCACCTTTTACGGCCCCGACATCTCCAGCGATGGCAAGGCCCAGAACAGCGCCACCAAGGACATCGAGGAGCTCATCGTTCGCCTCAACGCCGCCAAGATCAAGGGCCTCGTGCTCGACCTGCGTCGCAACGGCGGTGGCCTGCTTAGCGAAGCCATTTCCCTCACCGGTCTCTTCATCAAGGACGGTCCCGTCGTTCAGGTGCGCTCGTATTCCGGCGAAATCAAAGTCGATGACGACCGCGACTCCGCAGTCACCTACGACGGTCCGCTTTCCGTGCTCGTCGACCGCTTCAGCGCGTCCGCCTCCGAGATCGTCGCCGGCGCCCTCCAAAACTACGGCCGCGCCGTGATCGTGGGAGACAGTTCAACCCATGGCAAAGGCACCGTTCAAACCGTGCTCGAACTGCGCAACCTGGTTCCACAACTCGCACGTGATGGTATCAAGAGCGGCGCCACGAAGCTGACCGTCCAGAAGTTCTATCTGCCCAACGGCGCATCCACCCAGCTCAAGGGCGTCGTTCCCGACATCATCCTGCCCTCGATCGACGATTATCTGCCCATCGGCGAATCCGATCTTCCGCATGCACTCGCCTGGGACAGCATTCCCAGCAGCCGTTTCGACGGACGCCCGCTGACCGCTTCCATGCTCAGCCCGCTGGCCGCCGCCAGCGCCGAACGACAGAAAAAACTCCCCGAGTTTTCCTACCTGCGCCGCAACATCGACTGGTTCAAAACCCGCCAGGAGCAAAAGGCTGTCTCGCTCAATTTCGATGCGCGCAAGCAGCAGAAAGAGAGCGACCTCGCCTTCAAGAAAACCATGAAGACCGAGCGCAAGCAACTCGCCGCCGGCGACTATAAATTCAACGAGGTCATGCTCGCCCCGCCGGCCCCTCCCCGCCCGAAGCTCGACAAAAAAGACGACGACAATCCCCTCGACGAAGACGACGCCGACCTTAGCACCGACGAAAATCTACGTTATCCCTCGGTCGATATTCCGCTCCGCGAAGCCCTGCGCGTGGTGATCGATCTGCTTAAGGCACCTGCCACGAACACCGCAGTCGGCGATCCCAAGGCACACGCCAAAGTAGCCGTCGTGGCCACGCCCTGA
- a CDS encoding ferredoxin, whose amino-acid sequence MANIADKWEQNAAGKFYVDQQCIDCDLCRETAPAFFSRHDEGGYSFVHKQPETEDDVALCMEALEGCPVEAIGNDGA is encoded by the coding sequence ATGGCCAATATCGCAGACAAATGGGAGCAAAACGCCGCAGGTAAGTTCTACGTCGATCAGCAATGCATCGATTGCGATCTCTGTCGGGAAACCGCACCGGCTTTTTTCAGCCGCCACGATGAAGGTGGTTACTCGTTTGTCCATAAGCAGCCCGAGACCGAGGACGATGTCGCTCTCTGCATGGAAGCCCTCGAAGGCTGCCCGGTCGAAGCGATCGGCAACGACGGCGCCTGA
- a CDS encoding M3 family metallopeptidase → MSANPFLDTTFESRWSQHTPELIAPAIEAALARAQAAIDAIGALESPALTYGNTFLAMERATEELNYAWGKVTHLQSVADSPALRDAHNALLPTVSAFFARISLNPALWSRLKTFAATPEAVALTGIHRRFIDETVEEFRQSGADLPDAQRTRLEALQTELAEITQKYGDNVLDATNAWELIVTDETRLRGIPEHAIAAAKRSAESKNLGSPEKPVWRFTLHMPSQEPVMTYADDESLRREVWTAATAVGGQAPHDNSELVKRIIALRDEKARLLGKPHFADLVLARRMAGSGERALAFMEDMGSRAHAAFVRECAELEEFKARRTGAPRSVLKPWEVGYWSEKLRQERYDFDDEVLRPYLPMDRVIAGLFDLASRVFGLRITERPAGSVEVWDPAVKFYDLKDSAGRHLGSFYADWYPRESKRGGAWMGYLVTGGPQPDGTRTPHLGYICGNLTPPAEGKPALLAHDEVETIFHEFGHLLHHLLGEVEIKSLNGVNVAWDFVELPSQIMENWCWERESLDLFARHHETGAAIPEDIFQKMTAAKNFRSACATIRQVQFARMDLLLHMRAQEFAEGDIETHARALVADCMIPTEPPGKTIVKRFGHLFSDPVGYAAGYYSYKWAEVLDADAFTRFKREGVFSSVVGAEFVEHILSRGNSAEPAELYRRFMGRDPDLAALLARNGLVPAA, encoded by the coding sequence ATGTCCGCCAATCCTTTTCTTGATACCACGTTCGAGTCCCGCTGGTCGCAACACACGCCCGAGCTGATCGCGCCCGCCATCGAGGCCGCGCTCGCCCGCGCGCAGGCGGCCATTGATGCCATCGGTGCGCTCGAGTCCCCTGCGCTGACTTATGGCAACACGTTCCTCGCGATGGAACGCGCCACCGAGGAGCTCAACTACGCCTGGGGCAAGGTCACGCATCTCCAGTCCGTCGCCGATTCGCCCGCGCTTCGCGATGCGCACAATGCGCTGCTGCCCACGGTCTCGGCGTTCTTTGCGCGCATTTCCCTCAATCCCGCGTTGTGGTCGCGGCTCAAGACCTTTGCCGCCACGCCCGAGGCGGTCGCGCTCACGGGGATTCACCGCCGGTTCATCGACGAGACGGTCGAGGAGTTCCGTCAGTCGGGTGCAGATTTGCCCGATGCCCAACGCACGCGGCTCGAAGCACTGCAAACCGAGCTGGCCGAGATCACTCAAAAATACGGCGACAACGTCCTCGATGCGACCAACGCCTGGGAGTTGATCGTGACCGACGAGACGCGCCTGCGCGGCATTCCCGAGCACGCGATCGCCGCCGCCAAGCGCAGTGCGGAAAGCAAGAACCTCGGCTCGCCCGAAAAGCCCGTCTGGCGCTTCACGTTGCACATGCCGTCGCAGGAACCGGTCATGACGTATGCCGACGACGAGAGCCTGCGTCGCGAGGTGTGGACCGCCGCCACCGCCGTGGGTGGGCAGGCGCCGCATGACAACTCGGAGCTGGTGAAACGCATCATCGCCTTGCGCGACGAGAAGGCGCGTCTCCTCGGGAAACCACACTTTGCCGATCTCGTGCTCGCGCGCCGCATGGCCGGTTCAGGCGAACGCGCGCTCGCTTTCATGGAGGACATGGGCAGCCGTGCGCACGCGGCGTTTGTGCGCGAGTGCGCGGAGCTCGAGGAGTTCAAGGCCCGCCGCACCGGTGCGCCCCGTTCGGTCTTGAAGCCGTGGGAAGTCGGCTACTGGTCCGAGAAACTTCGCCAGGAGCGTTACGACTTCGATGACGAGGTGCTGCGTCCGTATCTGCCGATGGATCGCGTGATCGCCGGTCTCTTCGATCTCGCGAGCCGTGTCTTCGGCCTGCGCATCACGGAGCGTCCGGCCGGTTCGGTCGAGGTGTGGGATCCGGCGGTGAAGTTCTACGATTTGAAGGACTCGGCCGGGCGTCATCTCGGTTCGTTTTATGCCGACTGGTATCCGCGCGAATCCAAACGCGGCGGCGCCTGGATGGGTTATCTCGTCACCGGCGGCCCGCAGCCCGATGGCACGCGCACGCCTCATCTCGGTTATATTTGCGGCAACCTCACGCCACCCGCCGAGGGCAAGCCCGCGCTGCTCGCACACGATGAAGTCGAGACGATCTTCCACGAGTTCGGCCACTTGTTGCACCACTTGCTCGGCGAGGTGGAGATCAAGTCGCTCAACGGCGTCAATGTCGCGTGGGACTTCGTCGAGCTCCCGTCGCAGATCATGGAAAACTGGTGCTGGGAGCGTGAGAGCCTCGATCTCTTTGCGCGTCATCACGAGACCGGCGCAGCCATCCCGGAAGACATCTTCCAGAAAATGACCGCGGCGAAAAACTTCCGCTCCGCGTGCGCTACGATCCGCCAGGTGCAATTCGCGCGGATGGATCTGCTGCTGCACATGCGCGCGCAAGAATTTGCCGAGGGCGATATCGAGACGCATGCGCGCGCCCTCGTGGCCGATTGCATGATTCCCACCGAGCCGCCGGGGAAAACCATCGTGAAGCGTTTCGGGCATCTCTTCAGCGATCCGGTGGGCTACGCGGCGGGTTACTATTCTTACAAGTGGGCGGAGGTGCTCGATGCGGATGCGTTTACGCGTTTCAAACGCGAAGGCGTGTTCAGCTCCGTGGTGGGCGCGGAGTTCGTCGAGCACATCCTCAGTCGCGGTAATTCGGCCGAGCCGGCGGAACTGTATCGCCGCTTTATGGGTCGTGACCCTGACCTCGCGGCGTTGCTGGCCCGCAACGGTCTGGTTCCTGCCGCGTAG